Proteins found in one Palaeococcus ferrophilus DSM 13482 genomic segment:
- a CDS encoding nicotinamidase yields MPEEALIVVDMQRDFMPGGALPVPEGDRIIPRVEEYIEEFRKRGALIVATRDWHPENHISFRERGGPWPAHCVQGTPGAELVVKLPEEAIIISKADEPDKEAYSGFEGTNLAEILKEKGVRRVYVCGVATEYCVRATALDAARHGFEVFLLKDAVKGIKPEDEERALKEMDDRGVTVLTL; encoded by the coding sequence ATGCCGGAGGAGGCGCTCATAGTTGTTGACATGCAGCGGGACTTCATGCCGGGTGGAGCACTCCCAGTGCCCGAAGGTGACAGGATAATCCCGAGGGTGGAGGAGTACATAGAGGAGTTCAGAAAGAGAGGGGCCCTCATCGTGGCCACCCGCGACTGGCATCCCGAAAACCACATCAGCTTCAGGGAGAGAGGCGGTCCGTGGCCGGCCCACTGCGTGCAGGGGACCCCTGGAGCGGAGCTCGTCGTGAAACTCCCGGAGGAGGCAATAATAATCTCCAAGGCCGACGAACCGGACAAAGAGGCCTACTCGGGCTTTGAGGGCACCAACCTGGCGGAAATTCTCAAGGAGAAGGGCGTTAGGAGGGTTTACGTCTGCGGTGTGGCCACCGAGTACTGCGTGAGGGCCACGGCCCTCGATGCAGCTAGGCACGGCTTCGAGGTGTTTCTACTTAAGGATGCCGTGAAGGGCATAAAACCAGAGGACGAGGAGAGGGCCCT
- a CDS encoding methyl-accepting chemotaxis protein yields MESLVEIYKKIHDDVDRVIDEIHMQLRVPDNVRRAHAQAMKEYIKNLCYGNIDKEALITSGRVHLEEYNFDFGHFLKVHYEPVLNKIIPLMIRASGGDATLVHEFIKRLVEGNSYMEQGWVEALVDELMTTERNIGEINTSMSEVSQALSQISESTQTISLETQEIARMGDESLVELSNTMRELDSIMNRGKEISESLGAISRRSERESTSLQGLKEELEQLRGHLNEMLEKNAEVTKNVNVISDIAKQTNLLALNAAIEAARAGEAGRGFGIVADEVRKLAEDSRQVAERIRAIALASEATTKLTARTIEENIEKILPAIENISTITRELSLHSSEMEEFLNSLLDVSRTLEEFENSLQKVTDNVNSTMSAMEEQTSAIEEITASAEEITANLEELQSKIKRVVTILREGLRG; encoded by the coding sequence ATGGAGTCTCTTGTGGAGATATACAAAAAAATCCATGACGATGTGGACAGAGTGATAGACGAAATCCACATGCAACTGAGGGTTCCAGATAACGTCAGGCGAGCCCATGCACAGGCGATGAAGGAGTACATCAAAAACCTGTGTTACGGGAACATTGATAAGGAAGCTCTGATAACCTCCGGGAGAGTACATCTAGAGGAGTACAATTTTGATTTTGGACACTTTCTAAAGGTACACTACGAACCTGTACTCAACAAGATTATTCCCCTCATGATACGTGCTTCCGGTGGAGACGCCACCCTTGTGCATGAATTCATAAAACGACTTGTCGAGGGGAACTCGTACATGGAGCAAGGATGGGTTGAGGCTCTTGTTGACGAGCTTATGACAACTGAGAGAAACATTGGGGAGATCAACACTTCAATGAGCGAGGTCTCCCAGGCCCTATCTCAGATATCTGAGAGTACACAGACCATCTCGCTCGAGACACAGGAAATAGCAAGAATGGGAGATGAGTCACTTGTTGAGCTTTCAAACACTATGAGAGAGCTTGATAGCATAATGAACCGTGGAAAAGAGATAAGTGAAAGCCTAGGAGCAATCTCCCGGAGAAGTGAAAGGGAGAGCACGTCCCTTCAGGGCCTCAAAGAGGAGCTTGAACAGCTCAGAGGACATCTCAATGAGATGCTTGAAAAGAATGCCGAGGTCACAAAAAACGTGAACGTCATATCCGACATAGCCAAACAAACAAACCTTCTAGCCCTTAATGCTGCCATTGAGGCAGCGCGTGCCGGTGAGGCTGGGAGGGGCTTTGGAATAGTCGCCGACGAAGTTAGAAAACTTGCGGAAGACAGCAGGCAGGTCGCGGAGAGGATTAGAGCAATAGCGTTGGCATCGGAGGCCACCACGAAACTGACCGCCAGAACAATAGAGGAGAATATCGAAAAGATTCTGCCCGCTATCGAGAATATTTCAACGATAACCCGGGAGCTCAGCCTCCATTCGTCTGAGATGGAGGAGTTCCTTAATTCCCTGCTGGATGTATCTCGTACGCTTGAAGAGTTCGAGAACTCCCTCCAAAAGGTTACCGACAACGTTAACTCCACAATGAGCGCTATGGAAGAACAGACGTCCGCCATTGAGGAGATAACCGCATCCGCCGAAGAAATCACCGCAAATCTGGAGGAGCTGCAAAGCAAGATTAAACGCGTTGTTACAATACTCAGAGAGGGGCTTCGTGGATAG